One window from the genome of Bacteroidales bacterium encodes:
- the aroC gene encoding chorismate synthase yields MSGNTIGKIFSLTTFGESHGIALGGVIDGCPANLKMDMNFISDELQRRRTGMNKLMSSRSEDDKVEFLSGLMNGVTTGTPLAFIILNKDHRSSDYSGLKDIFRPSHADYTYLMKYGIRDYQGGGRASARETVARVVAGAIAKMILKKKNISIHAFTSQVGNICIDKKGMKNINYKKTENDILFCPDAKASDKMQTYLENIKKQGDTIGGVVSCIITGCPVGLGEPVFDKLHAELAKAMMTIPAAKGFEYGEGFAVAAMNGSEHNDAFIFEKKKVKLATNHAGGILGGISNGENIFFNVAFKPIPSIGKAQKTINEKGVPKEIKIKGRHDVCVIPRVVPVVEAMAALTIVDHLFRNNSYNQ; encoded by the coding sequence ATGTCTGGAAATACAATAGGAAAAATTTTTAGCTTAACTACCTTTGGCGAATCACATGGTATTGCACTTGGTGGAGTAATTGATGGTTGCCCGGCGAACCTTAAAATGGATATGAATTTTATCAGTGATGAATTACAGAGGCGACGTACAGGTATGAACAAGTTAATGTCGTCAAGAAGCGAAGATGATAAAGTTGAGTTTCTTTCGGGGTTGATGAATGGGGTTACAACCGGCACCCCACTTGCTTTTATAATTTTAAATAAAGACCATAGAAGTTCAGATTATTCAGGGCTGAAAGATATTTTTCGTCCTTCTCATGCTGATTACACTTACCTGATGAAATACGGAATACGAGATTACCAGGGTGGAGGAAGAGCCTCGGCACGTGAAACTGTTGCCAGGGTTGTTGCCGGAGCTATTGCAAAAATGATCCTGAAAAAGAAAAATATTTCAATTCACGCGTTCACTTCACAAGTGGGAAATATTTGTATCGATAAAAAAGGAATGAAAAATATCAATTATAAAAAAACAGAAAATGATATTTTGTTTTGTCCTGATGCTAAAGCTTCAGATAAAATGCAAACATATCTGGAAAATATAAAAAAGCAAGGGGATACTATAGGAGGAGTGGTGAGTTGTATTATTACAGGTTGTCCTGTAGGTTTGGGAGAGCCTGTTTTCGATAAACTTCATGCTGAGCTGGCAAAAGCCATGATGACAATTCCGGCAGCAAAAGGTTTTGAATATGGTGAAGGCTTTGCTGTTGCTGCAATGAATGGCAGCGAACATAATGATGCTTTTATTTTTGAAAAGAAAAAAGTGAAACTGGCTACCAATCATGCCGGCGGAATACTTGGCGGAATAAGTAACGGGGAAAATATTTTTTTTAATGTTGCATTTAAACCGATACCTTCCATAGGAAAAGCTCAAAAAACAATTAATGAAAAAGGTGTTCCTAAAGAAATTAAAATTAAGGGAAGACATGATGTATGTGTTATTCCACGCGTAGTTCCTGTTGTTGAAGCGATGGCTGCACTTACTATTGTTGATCATCTTTTTCGAAATAATTCATATAATCAGTAA
- a CDS encoding C10 family peptidase — protein MKHKHPIQIAIIAFVFIFNIANAEKVDLKTAKNVAINSYQENYSNLYDKSADGIFITDEFLISENSQLLYYVFNTSNGGFIMVAADDIFRPVMGYSFESTYSNENQPPQFISWINMYKKEITEDVSLKLNATPDIESEWNKYKVNPEDFISTKGTKSVLPLVFSKWDQGGCYNTLCPADAAGAAGHCYVGCVATAMAQIMFYYRYPAQGQGTYSYNSQSYGQLSANFGATTYNWNAMTNTCNGTNDAIATISYHCGVAADMDYGTDGSGAWPSQYVQTLPANFKYSSNIKSADKSDYNDATWESMIRTEIDAKRPIEYSGFGDAGGHAFVLDGYQGTNYFHFNWGWSGMYDGYFYLTALNPGGSDFSNYQQMLYKIYPGTGYPSYCSGPVTLTAAVGSFTDGSGYNDYQNNSDCSWLISPVVPATVMVDHLVLNFDKINIENTNDVVTVYDGSTTSATLLGQYTGSTIPSQITSTSPEVLVTFNSNGSTVGEGWQISYYSVYPVFCTSTNILTDSTGTLSDGSGVYDYYNNASCAWDIVPAGAAIVVLHFNSFNLESGNDKVRVFDIENSATPLGVYTGNTIPSDVSSPSGKMRVIFKSNTSVTGEGFDATYTSFPAGYEEYDILKDLKVFPNPSNDKLHVAFSNNNNEEVSVQIFDLKGQLVYSENHYINLIFDKDIDIADFAKGVYNLKIITSDGVVNKKVVFE, from the coding sequence ATGAAACATAAACACCCCATTCAGATTGCTATTATTGCTTTTGTTTTTATTTTCAATATTGCTAATGCGGAAAAAGTCGATTTGAAAACAGCAAAAAATGTAGCAATAAATTCATATCAGGAAAATTATTCCAATTTGTATGATAAAAGTGCCGACGGGATTTTTATTACTGATGAATTTTTAATTTCCGAAAATTCGCAGCTTCTGTATTATGTGTTTAATACCAGTAATGGCGGTTTTATTATGGTTGCTGCTGATGATATTTTTCGCCCGGTAATGGGATATTCATTTGAGAGCACATACAGTAATGAAAATCAACCACCGCAATTCATATCGTGGATAAATATGTATAAAAAAGAAATAACAGAAGATGTTTCTTTAAAATTAAATGCTACACCTGATATTGAATCAGAGTGGAACAAGTATAAAGTTAATCCAGAAGATTTTATTTCAACAAAAGGAACAAAATCTGTTTTGCCATTAGTATTTTCAAAATGGGATCAGGGTGGATGTTATAATACTTTATGCCCGGCTGATGCTGCTGGCGCAGCAGGGCATTGTTATGTGGGCTGTGTTGCAACAGCCATGGCCCAGATCATGTTTTATTATCGCTATCCTGCGCAGGGACAGGGGACGTATAGTTATAATTCCCAATCGTATGGTCAGTTATCTGCAAATTTCGGAGCTACTACATATAACTGGAATGCCATGACCAACACATGTAATGGTACTAATGATGCTATTGCTACTATTTCATATCATTGCGGAGTGGCTGCCGATATGGATTATGGCACCGATGGTTCGGGAGCATGGCCATCGCAGTACGTTCAAACGTTACCTGCAAATTTCAAATATTCAAGTAATATTAAAAGCGCTGATAAAAGTGATTATAATGATGCCACATGGGAAAGCATGATCCGTACTGAGATAGATGCTAAAAGACCTATTGAGTATTCAGGGTTTGGAGATGCAGGCGGACATGCATTTGTACTGGATGGATACCAGGGAACCAATTATTTCCATTTTAACTGGGGATGGAGCGGAATGTATGACGGATATTTTTATCTTACAGCACTAAACCCGGGAGGCTCTGATTTTTCTAATTATCAGCAAATGTTATATAAAATATATCCGGGAACAGGTTATCCTTCATATTGTTCAGGTCCGGTAACACTCACTGCTGCTGTTGGGAGTTTTACCGATGGAAGCGGCTATAACGATTATCAAAATAATTCCGATTGTTCATGGTTGATCTCACCTGTTGTGCCAGCTACGGTTATGGTTGATCATTTGGTTTTAAATTTTGATAAAATAAATATTGAAAACACCAATGATGTAGTAACTGTTTATGACGGTTCAACAACATCGGCGACTTTACTGGGGCAATATACCGGATCAACAATACCATCGCAGATCACATCAACAAGCCCAGAAGTATTAGTTACATTTAACTCAAATGGCAGCACTGTTGGTGAAGGCTGGCAAATAAGTTATTATTCGGTATATCCTGTATTTTGTACCAGTACAAATATTTTAACCGATTCCACTGGAACTTTAAGTGATGGAAGTGGTGTTTATGATTATTATAACAATGCAAGTTGTGCCTGGGATATTGTTCCTGCAGGAGCAGCAATAGTAGTTCTGCATTTTAACAGCTTTAACCTGGAATCGGGAAATGATAAAGTACGCGTATTTGATATTGAAAATTCAGCAACACCTTTAGGCGTTTATACAGGAAACACCATTCCTTCCGATGTTTCATCCCCAAGTGGTAAGATGAGAGTTATTTTTAAAAGTAATACTTCTGTTACTGGCGAAGGTTTTGATGCAACATATACTTCATTCCCGGCCGGATACGAAGAGTATGATATTTTAAAAGATTTAAAAGTTTTCCCGAATCCTTCAAATGATAAACTGCATGTAGCATTCAGTAATAATAATAATGAAGAAGTAAGTGTTCAGATATTTGATCTGAAAGGACAACTGGTGTATTCTGAAAATCATTATATCAATTTAATATTTGATAAAGATATTGATATTGCTGATTTTGCTAAAGGGGTTTATAATTTAAAAATAATAACTTCTGATGGCGTTGTAAATAAAAAAGTAGTTTTTGAATAA
- a CDS encoding C10 family peptidase gives MGKRKITLLIIIMAFAFAFNVAFAGNVDVKTAKNVALNAYREKFSNLYDKSAGDIFITDEFLISENSQLLYYVFNTSNGGFIMVAANDIFIPILGYSFEGIYGNENQPEGFKYWVSNFKKEIVSDISAKITATPEIETAWSRYKVSPENYTFKKGTKDVEPLLLAKWDQGACYNALCPAAAAGDGGHCYVGCVATSMAQIMYYYRYPEKGQNSYSYPSSYGTLSASFGTTTYDWNAMANSCNGENLAIATLSYHCGIAVKMNYGTDGSSAQTTDWKTKLPLYFKYSSDINYAYKSSYSTAVWENMIRAQIDAKHPIEYTGYDESAGAGHAFNLDGYQDSTYFHFNWGWSGYYNGYFYLTALNPTGNDFTSTQHMVYNIYPPTTSYPEYCSGNSDTLTSAVGTLTDGSGPSEYKNDVDCSWLISPSTLIDHLILSFDAINTESTNDIITIYDGPNTSSPVLGIYSGTTIPSQITSTSPQVLVTFKTNSSTVSEGWQIYYYSVYPIFCSGLTTLTAASGTFNDGSDIYNYNNGSNCIWEITPPNAATVTLHFESFNLESSDNVRVYDMDNTSSPLATYTGTVIPADVTSPSGKMRVIFKSNTSITAEGFTASYTSSLAGVEEFSAVKDMNIYPNPASSQLHVSFDIIENTDVTIKLMDLTGRQVYSEIYTNGNKFEKDIDISGFTKGVYNLQIITSGDLINKKIVVE, from the coding sequence ATGGGAAAAAGAAAAATTACACTACTTATTATAATTATGGCTTTTGCATTTGCTTTCAATGTTGCATTTGCAGGGAATGTTGATGTGAAGACAGCAAAAAATGTCGCGCTGAATGCATACAGGGAAAAATTTTCCAATTTATATGATAAAAGTGCCGGCGATATTTTTATTACGGATGAATTTTTAATTTCAGAAAATTCACAACTTTTATATTATGTTTTTAATACCAGTAACGGAGGGTTCATTATGGTTGCTGCCAATGATATCTTCATCCCAATATTGGGATATTCATTTGAAGGTATTTATGGCAATGAGAATCAACCGGAAGGTTTTAAATATTGGGTAAGTAATTTTAAGAAAGAAATTGTAAGCGACATTTCTGCAAAGATAACAGCAACTCCTGAAATTGAAACAGCATGGAGCAGGTATAAAGTAAGTCCTGAGAATTATACTTTTAAAAAAGGAACAAAGGACGTTGAGCCTTTATTACTAGCAAAGTGGGACCAGGGCGCTTGTTATAATGCATTATGTCCTGCTGCGGCAGCAGGCGATGGCGGGCATTGCTATGTAGGTTGTGTTGCAACCTCAATGGCTCAAATAATGTATTATTATCGTTATCCTGAAAAGGGCCAAAATTCATACAGTTATCCATCGTCTTATGGTACATTATCAGCAAGCTTTGGTACTACTACTTATGACTGGAATGCAATGGCCAATTCATGCAATGGTGAGAACCTTGCTATTGCTACACTTTCTTATCATTGTGGAATAGCTGTAAAAATGAATTACGGTACTGATGGATCGAGTGCTCAAACTACTGACTGGAAGACCAAGTTGCCGTTATATTTCAAATACTCAAGTGATATTAATTATGCTTATAAAAGCAGTTATTCAACCGCAGTTTGGGAAAATATGATCCGCGCCCAGATAGATGCAAAACATCCAATAGAGTATACCGGTTATGATGAGAGTGCAGGTGCCGGACATGCATTTAACCTCGATGGGTACCAGGATTCAACGTATTTTCATTTCAACTGGGGATGGAGCGGATATTATAACGGTTATTTTTATCTTACTGCTTTAAATCCTACGGGTAATGATTTTACTTCAACACAGCATATGGTTTATAATATTTATCCTCCAACAACAAGTTACCCGGAATATTGTTCCGGAAATTCGGATACTTTAACTTCGGCTGTTGGTACTTTAACCGATGGCAGCGGTCCGTCGGAATATAAGAATGATGTTGATTGTTCATGGCTGATCTCTCCTTCAACATTAATTGATCACCTGATTTTATCATTTGATGCAATTAATACCGAATCAACTAATGATATCATAACAATTTATGATGGACCTAATACTTCATCACCGGTTCTTGGAATATATTCAGGTACTACCATTCCATCACAGATAACATCTACCAGTCCCCAGGTGTTGGTAACTTTCAAAACAAACAGCAGCACTGTAAGCGAAGGATGGCAGATCTATTATTATTCGGTTTATCCTATATTCTGTAGCGGACTAACTACATTAACTGCTGCCAGCGGGACATTTAACGATGGAAGCGATATTTATAATTATAATAATGGCTCAAATTGTATATGGGAGATAACTCCACCCAACGCGGCTACTGTTACATTGCACTTCGAAAGTTTTAACCTTGAATCCAGCGATAATGTAAGGGTGTATGATATGGATAATACTTCATCTCCTTTGGCTACATACACCGGTACTGTTATTCCTGCAGATGTTACTTCTCCAAGCGGGAAAATGAGGGTTATATTTAAAAGCAACACTTCTATTACAGCCGAAGGATTTACTGCTTCATATACATCATCGTTAGCAGGAGTTGAAGAATTCAGTGCAGTAAAAGATATGAATATTTATCCAAATCCTGCAAGCAGTCAATTACATGTATCGTTTGATATTATAGAAAATACTGATGTAACAATTAAACTGATGGATTTAACAGGCCGTCAGGTATACTCTGAAATATACACCAATGGCAATAAGTTTGAAAAAGATATTGATATTTCAGGCTTTACAAAAGGGGTGTATAATTTACAGATAATTACCTCGGGTGATTTAATAAATAAAAAAATTGTAGTTGAATAA
- the hutI gene encoding imidazolonepropionase, whose protein sequence is MNILIKNIKELIQTETDSNNRKLKVCGKHMASLSSIKNAYLLLQKGEIIDFGLMDDIKKLGTVTAKEIDASGKMVFPCFCDSHTHLVYAGSREIEYIDKIKGLSYEEIAKRGGGILNSAKRLHEASEEELVEQALQRLEEIKYFGTGAVEIKSGYGLNVEDELKMLRVIRKLKSRSPLTIKSTFLGAHAVPAEYKGKQKEFVDLVINEMIPAVAYEDLADYIDVFCDKGFFTVEDTERILMAGMKYGLRPKIHANELDYSGGIQAGVKYNALSVDHLEFVGEKEIAALLNSETMPTVLPGAAFFLGMQLSPVRDMMNAGLPVALASDFNPGSAPSGNMQFIISLACIKYRMLPEEAINAVTLNTAYAMGVEEELGSIAVGKKANIFITKSIPTYEFMPYAFGSNKVETVILNGKIQ, encoded by the coding sequence ATGAATATTTTAATAAAAAACATCAAAGAACTTATACAAACTGAAACTGACAGTAATAACAGAAAGTTAAAAGTTTGCGGAAAACACATGGCATCATTAAGTTCTATTAAAAATGCTTACCTTCTTTTACAAAAGGGTGAAATTATTGATTTTGGTTTGATGGATGATATAAAAAAATTGGGAACTGTTACAGCCAAAGAAATCGATGCTTCAGGTAAAATGGTTTTTCCCTGTTTTTGCGATTCACACACACACCTGGTTTATGCGGGAAGTCGTGAAATTGAATACATCGATAAAATAAAAGGACTTTCATATGAAGAAATAGCAAAACGCGGTGGCGGGATTTTAAATTCAGCAAAACGTTTGCACGAGGCATCAGAAGAAGAACTTGTTGAACAGGCTTTGCAACGACTTGAAGAAATTAAATATTTTGGCACCGGTGCTGTTGAAATAAAAAGCGGTTATGGACTTAATGTAGAAGATGAATTGAAAATGCTCCGCGTTATCCGTAAATTAAAATCACGTTCACCACTTACAATAAAATCAACCTTCCTGGGAGCTCATGCAGTACCTGCGGAATATAAAGGAAAGCAAAAAGAATTTGTAGATTTGGTAATTAATGAAATGATACCGGCTGTAGCATATGAAGATCTTGCCGATTATATAGATGTTTTTTGTGATAAAGGATTCTTTACTGTTGAAGATACCGAACGTATATTGATGGCCGGAATGAAATACGGACTGCGTCCGAAAATTCATGCGAATGAATTGGATTATTCAGGCGGAATACAAGCCGGTGTAAAATACAATGCCTTATCGGTCGACCATCTTGAATTTGTTGGTGAAAAAGAAATCGCCGCATTATTAAATTCAGAGACCATGCCTACGGTATTACCGGGCGCAGCTTTCTTCCTGGGGATGCAATTATCACCAGTACGTGATATGATGAATGCCGGATTACCAGTTGCATTAGCCAGCGATTTTAATCCCGGTTCAGCACCTTCAGGAAATATGCAGTTTATAATTTCTCTTGCATGTATCAAATACCGTATGTTACCTGAAGAAGCTATTAATGCGGTAACACTGAACACAGCTTATGCCATGGGTGTTGAAGAAGAGTTGGGTAGTATTGCTGTTGGGAAAAAAGCAAATATTTTCATCACCAAATCCATACCTACATACGAATTCATGCCATATGCATTCGGAAGCAACAAGGTAGAAACGGTAATCCTAAACGGGAAAATTCAATAG
- a CDS encoding indolepyruvate oxidoreductase subunit beta, with amino-acid sequence MKIDIVIAGVGGQGIVSIAATIGFAAVESGLFLKQSEVHGMSQRGGDVSSNLRLSDEEIFSDLIPKGTADMIIAVEPMESLRYLPMLSPKGWLITNTKPFVNIPNYPEIEKVISEIKKFPRNIAIDAEKIAEDLGSPKSANMVILGAASPFINMPFEKIENAVKAIFKNKGEEVVNVNLQCLRTGREFSQKKI; translated from the coding sequence ATGAAAATAGATATAGTAATTGCCGGAGTTGGCGGACAAGGTATTGTTTCCATAGCTGCAACCATAGGCTTTGCAGCAGTTGAATCGGGTTTATTTTTAAAACAATCAGAAGTTCATGGCATGAGCCAGAGGGGAGGTGATGTTTCTTCTAATCTAAGGCTTTCTGATGAAGAAATATTTTCTGACCTTATTCCGAAAGGAACTGCCGATATGATTATTGCTGTTGAACCTATGGAATCGCTCAGATATTTACCCATGCTTTCTCCTAAAGGTTGGCTGATAACCAATACAAAACCTTTTGTGAATATTCCCAACTATCCGGAAATAGAAAAAGTAATTTCTGAAATAAAAAAATTCCCGAGGAATATTGCAATTGATGCTGAAAAGATTGCCGAGGACCTTGGTTCTCCAAAATCTGCAAACATGGTTATACTTGGCGCTGCTTCTCCATTTATTAATATGCCTTTTGAAAAGATTGAAAACGCTGTGAAGGCGATCTTTAAAAATAAAGGTGAAGAAGTTGTTAATGTGAATCTGCAATGTTTAAGGACAGGAAGAGAGTTTTCGCAAAAGAAAATTTAA